The Aquipuribacter hungaricus genome segment TGGAGACCGTCAAGCAGATCCAGTCGCAGCTGCAGCAGCGCAACTACGAGGGGTTCCTGCGGTGACGCGTCTCGTGCTGCTGGGCCCCCCCGGCGCGGGCAAGGGCACCCAGGCCGCCAGGCTCGCGAGCCGGCTGGGCGTCCCCGCCATCTCCACCGGCGATATCTTCCGCCGCAACGTCACCGAGGGCACCGAGCTCGGGGTCACGGCGAAGAGCTACATGGACGCGGGGGAGTACGTCCCCGACACGGTGACCAACGCGATGGTCGCCGACCGCCTGGCGGAGCCGGACGCCGTCGACGGCTTCCTGCTCGACGGCTACCCGCGCACAGCCGACCAGGTCACCCAGCTGGACTCGATGCTGGGCGCCCAGGGTTCGCGGCTGGACCACGTCGTGGAGATCACCGCGGACACCGACGAGGTCGTCCAGCGGCTCACCCGGCGGGCGCAGGAGCAGGGCCGCAGCGACGACACCGAGGACGTGGTCCGCCACCGCCTCGACGTCTACACCGAGCAGACGGCCCCCCTGGCCCAGCTCTACGCCGAGCGTGGCCTGCTGGTCCGCGTGGACGGCATGGGTGCCATGGACGACGTCACCGCCCGGCTGCTCGCCGCCATCGGCGTCGACGCCGTCTGACGTGCCGCGGTCCCGGG includes the following:
- a CDS encoding adenylate kinase; amino-acid sequence: MTRLVLLGPPGAGKGTQAARLASRLGVPAISTGDIFRRNVTEGTELGVTAKSYMDAGEYVPDTVTNAMVADRLAEPDAVDGFLLDGYPRTADQVTQLDSMLGAQGSRLDHVVEITADTDEVVQRLTRRAQEQGRSDDTEDVVRHRLDVYTEQTAPLAQLYAERGLLVRVDGMGAMDDVTARLLAAIGVDAV